In a genomic window of Thermogemmata fonticola:
- a CDS encoding tRNA modification GTPase: MAFEKVDLPDPEDTIVALSSAPGAGTRAIVRLSGPEAHHITAAIFRPTGSDGSISPTQADRRRVIPGSVFLQGVSAPLPAWLYRFFAPRSYTGQDMAEIHTLGSPPLVEQLIAELLRAGARAARPGEFTLRAFLAGKKDLAQAEAIRAVIEADDQSDLQRALQQLAGGLSGPLQTLRDDLLNLLADLEANLDFVDEDITFLTPQEAFQRIQDGMDRLQGLLQQLQGRQVAGRLPRIVLVGPPNAGKSSLFNALSGAQALVSPMPGTTRDYLTHCCNLEGVRVELVDTAGWQPAGDGIEEQAQHLARQAAEHADVILWCDEKGAFLPPDHPQSPEAWSSAIVVRVRTKADLPTDTHPSLTAGAWPADVACSVLSAEGLGPLRLLLREKLATRPPSSLAPGSSRCQHHLEAAVRHLQAAAEQIVAQEPLEFPAAALRAALHQLGELTGVVYTNELLDRIFSRFCIGK; this comes from the coding sequence ATGGCATTCGAAAAGGTTGATCTGCCGGACCCCGAAGATACGATCGTCGCGCTCAGTTCCGCTCCAGGAGCGGGGACGCGTGCCATTGTACGCCTCAGCGGCCCCGAGGCACACCATATCACAGCGGCCATTTTCCGGCCAACGGGGAGCGATGGTAGCATTAGCCCTACCCAGGCCGATCGCCGCAGGGTGATTCCCGGTTCTGTCTTTCTCCAAGGCGTTTCCGCGCCGTTACCCGCTTGGCTTTATCGCTTCTTTGCCCCCCGCTCTTATACTGGGCAAGATATGGCGGAAATTCACACCCTGGGGTCCCCACCTCTGGTCGAGCAACTCATCGCGGAGCTTTTGCGCGCAGGCGCCCGAGCAGCCCGGCCTGGAGAGTTCACTTTGCGTGCGTTTCTTGCAGGAAAAAAAGACCTGGCCCAAGCTGAAGCCATCCGTGCCGTCATTGAGGCCGATGATCAGAGCGATCTCCAGCGTGCCCTACAACAACTCGCGGGAGGGTTATCCGGACCGCTTCAGACATTACGCGACGACTTGCTGAACCTGTTGGCGGACCTGGAGGCCAATTTGGATTTCGTGGACGAAGACATCACGTTCCTCACGCCCCAGGAAGCGTTCCAGCGGATTCAAGATGGGATGGATCGCTTGCAGGGATTGTTACAGCAACTTCAAGGACGGCAGGTCGCGGGCCGGCTCCCCCGGATCGTTCTGGTGGGTCCTCCCAATGCGGGCAAGAGCAGTCTCTTCAATGCTCTCAGCGGTGCCCAAGCATTGGTGAGTCCTATGCCGGGTACGACCCGCGATTACCTGACGCACTGCTGCAACCTTGAGGGAGTCCGTGTCGAACTCGTCGATACAGCGGGTTGGCAACCGGCGGGGGACGGCATCGAAGAACAAGCGCAGCATCTGGCCCGTCAAGCGGCAGAACACGCAGATGTCATTCTCTGGTGTGATGAGAAGGGCGCCTTTCTTCCTCCGGATCACCCCCAATCGCCCGAAGCCTGGAGTTCGGCCATTGTCGTGCGGGTACGCACCAAAGCGGACTTGCCGACTGATACCCATCCAAGTCTGACCGCGGGCGCTTGGCCAGCGGATGTGGCCTGTTCCGTATTATCAGCGGAGGGATTGGGCCCGCTCCGCTTGCTCTTGCGCGAGAAGCTGGCCACGCGGCCTCCGTCTTCCCTGGCTCCGGGATCCAGCCGGTGTCAACATCACTTGGAAGCGGCTGTCCGGCACTTGCAAGCGGCGGCGGAACAGATTGTTGCTCAGGAACCGTTGGAATTTCCAGCGGCTGCTCTGCGCGCGGCCCTGCATCAGTTGGGTGAACTCACTGGGGTCGTCTATACCAACGAGCTGCTCGATCGCATATTCTCGCGGTTTTGCATCGGCAAGTAA
- a CDS encoding endonuclease domain-containing protein yields MSVDQALDRHDIRRRYGTPTVSVLIAPIGKGGQLWHRWAQGKNRQVVSVSTLCGAEQRWLATLCSQEDLTRLAVTRLAHELGQDANAFRCEWFRKTQGEREQFWQSVYKQPVTPALRTLCDLAASGDTLSPHDLAVRLLESYADPLAALADLDSILRPLYPAESGPVLLLQPDVAVDVAWLVNIAPGLTQWAFQVPQIALAVIVPPPVWQSYLMHTPESRSKALLREGAVECPHFSSHEILQRLIAAGWSNAPHPVAQVLAEHGADEGVLEAAAQLVHATRTNTAPELARSAAERFLFDFLQLVPETAGRWELNATLDFSFGHRPMEVDLLARSRRLVIEIDGYYHFRDPDAYRRDRSKDYLLQKHGYVVLRFLAEDVLCQLEQVRDRILDAWQHFQPGVETQWKYNAMNSGSG; encoded by the coding sequence GTGTCTGTAGATCAGGCTCTAGATCGGCATGATATACGCCGGCGTTACGGCACGCCTACGGTGTCCGTGCTGATAGCACCAATCGGCAAGGGCGGGCAGCTCTGGCACCGCTGGGCGCAAGGTAAAAACCGGCAGGTCGTGTCCGTCTCCACCCTCTGCGGGGCGGAGCAACGCTGGCTAGCAACTCTATGCTCCCAGGAGGATTTAACCCGGCTTGCGGTGACACGCCTGGCTCATGAATTGGGTCAAGATGCAAACGCATTCCGTTGCGAATGGTTCCGCAAGACCCAGGGTGAACGGGAGCAATTCTGGCAATCCGTCTATAAGCAACCGGTGACACCTGCATTACGGACCTTGTGCGACCTCGCTGCCAGTGGAGATACCCTATCCCCTCATGACTTAGCCGTAAGGCTTCTCGAATCCTATGCCGATCCTCTCGCCGCTCTAGCGGATCTAGATTCCATTCTGCGCCCCCTATACCCGGCTGAATCTGGGCCTGTGCTTTTACTCCAACCCGATGTGGCCGTGGATGTAGCTTGGCTTGTCAATATAGCCCCTGGCCTTACCCAATGGGCCTTCCAAGTACCACAAATTGCCTTGGCAGTCATCGTGCCACCACCTGTATGGCAAAGTTACCTGATGCATACCCCAGAGAGCCGGTCCAAGGCCCTGTTGCGGGAAGGAGCCGTTGAATGTCCCCATTTTTCATCTCATGAGATTCTCCAAAGACTCATCGCAGCAGGATGGAGTAACGCGCCTCACCCTGTCGCCCAAGTTTTGGCAGAGCACGGGGCAGATGAAGGCGTCCTGGAAGCCGCCGCTCAATTGGTTCATGCTACGCGAACTAATACCGCTCCCGAATTAGCACGTAGCGCGGCCGAACGGTTCCTTTTTGACTTCTTGCAGCTTGTACCTGAAACGGCTGGACGCTGGGAGCTTAACGCCACCCTGGATTTCTCGTTTGGTCATCGTCCTATGGAAGTCGATTTGCTTGCGCGCTCCCGACGTCTCGTGATCGAAATCGATGGATACTATCACTTCCGTGATCCGGACGCCTATCGCCGCGATCGCAGCAAAGATTATTTGCTCCAGAAACATGGGTATGTTGTTTTGCGATTTTTGGCAGAGGATGTACTCTGTCAATTGGAACAAGTTCGTGATAGAATTTTGGACGCTTGGCAGCACTTTCAACCAGGAGTTGAAACACAATGGAAGTACAATGCGATGAATTCCGGCAGTGGCTAG
- a CDS encoding ABC transporter ATP-binding protein → MLIAENLHKSYRRHSLTIPVLKNLNLEVKHGEFISIVGASGSGKSTLLHLLGTLDVPDQGRIVLEGKRIDNLPPKERDLLRNCTFGYIFQFYHLLPELNALDNVLMPAYIAHTVWGWWKSRSRWRSRAIDLLRRVGLEHRMFHRPRELSGGEMQRAAVARALLMQPRVLLADEPTGNLDAATGAEIVQLLRELNRNEGVTIVMVTHNMEIAALTDRVLRMNQGTLHEESFPGVFGEFRSCLSASPIS, encoded by the coding sequence ATGCTGATCGCAGAAAATCTCCACAAATCCTACCGCCGTCATTCCCTCACGATACCCGTGCTCAAGAATTTGAACCTTGAGGTTAAACATGGTGAATTCATCAGTATTGTTGGAGCATCGGGGTCCGGTAAGAGCACACTCTTACATTTGTTAGGTACCCTGGATGTTCCGGATCAGGGTCGAATTGTACTCGAAGGAAAACGTATCGATAATCTTCCACCAAAAGAACGAGATTTATTACGCAATTGTACGTTTGGTTATATTTTCCAATTTTATCACTTGCTGCCGGAATTGAATGCTTTGGATAATGTGCTCATGCCTGCTTACATTGCCCATACTGTATGGGGTTGGTGGAAGTCGCGGAGTCGGTGGCGCTCCCGAGCGATCGATTTGCTGCGCCGAGTGGGTTTGGAACACCGCATGTTTCACCGTCCGCGAGAATTGTCCGGCGGAGAGATGCAGCGGGCGGCGGTCGCTCGCGCTCTGCTGATGCAACCCCGCGTGCTTTTAGCAGATGAACCCACGGGGAATTTGGATGCCGCCACGGGGGCGGAGATTGTCCAACTTTTACGGGAACTGAATCGAAACGAAGGAGTGACCATCGTTATGGTCACCCACAATATGGAAATTGCTGCTCTGACAGATCGCGTTCTGCGGATGAATCAGGGCACGCTCCACGAAGAATCCTTTCCCGGTGTGTTCGGCGAGTTCCGTTCCTGCCTCTCCGCTTCACCGATCTCCTGA
- a CDS encoding helicase HerA-like domain-containing protein, giving the protein MSVALMTPPQKSDPWLQAYCDPSAPEIFGSITTPVEVWRYDPFDVEAIHQEARERFAQLVDRVIQRRSNLSRGGILVLLGESGSGKTHLMRAFRNYVHTRQIGYCAYMQMASQISNYARYLLNSLIDSLDRAYNPTGEDSTTSLDYLSRRLVAQIPSITEDDRRKLCEEEGDLSQTINQYADRLTALDRFHTCDLELIRIFLHLYREDHRIHKRAVMWLRCQNLTDFDRHWIGQAVPRTDEADPMRMLCAVAQLIGAIQDVPLIFLIDQLEDLQNLEQPVEQFRRLVDTVAALTDQASNLIIVLACLEDYYHANKQHLIRSKIDRLENPYPPMRLISLRSIEEIRKIIERRLEYLYQERDLSTPPDCLYPLRSDELERLAQMRTRDILDLLRRHQEECRRTGQFVSLVQVIDKNGPPDNGNGTAVPQENWNNFLANFSPEQGIPDNERELAQLLARMIALCSAEMPNGVHFSQPKADHNCIELEVQFANRKDQLLVAVCNARAQGGGLLRQLEHVQQRANGRPVAIVRTLEFPKSGESLKLMATLLRQNGRRLRLHDSELRHMLAFEQFATQSCQHPAFARWRRQFRPLTQLSFFQELLNLEGMIPPPPPPPPPPPPPPPSSNTLTLGTRIPAVSASDVTLPIEVLTQHTAFLGGTGSGKTTAALNLIEQLLARGIPAILVDRKGDLSRYADPQAWQEPLENSSDARMREDLRQRLQITLYTPGDINGCHLALPLVPFGHSTDNSLDRESLVRFTAAALSKMMKLGDSANEQAKSAILIKALELLLARHQRDITIPLLRELIASKDDDLISSVEGTYRESHYDNLAERLQTFWVRYEKLFSGPSQLDIETLLRPRSPSPNGQVRLTIICTQFLPDDISRDFWMAQFLIALGRWCTFHPSSQLQAVLLLDEADKYLPAQGRPPATKEPLEHLLRRARSAGLGLLLATQTPGDFDYRCRENITTWFLGRITQERALQKVRTLLEASRDKQAADHLSSLKTGEFYLATSHQEPLRFLSRSSWIRTQQLPQEQIRQLARQTCPCA; this is encoded by the coding sequence ATGTCAGTGGCACTTATGACACCTCCGCAAAAATCAGACCCTTGGTTGCAGGCATATTGTGACCCGTCTGCTCCAGAAATCTTCGGTTCTATAACAACTCCCGTAGAAGTCTGGAGATATGATCCCTTCGATGTGGAAGCCATCCACCAAGAGGCACGAGAACGATTTGCTCAACTTGTGGACCGCGTAATACAGCGCCGGAGCAACCTAAGTCGCGGAGGCATTCTCGTATTACTCGGCGAGTCTGGCAGTGGTAAGACCCACCTCATGCGTGCCTTCCGCAACTACGTCCATACCCGGCAAATTGGTTATTGTGCTTATATGCAAATGGCATCCCAAATTAGCAACTACGCCAGATATTTACTTAACTCTCTTATTGATAGCCTAGATAGGGCATACAATCCCACTGGTGAAGATTCTACCACATCCTTAGATTATCTCAGCAGACGCTTGGTAGCACAAATTCCTAGTATTACAGAAGATGATCGCCGCAAACTTTGTGAGGAAGAGGGAGATCTGTCCCAAACGATTAATCAATATGCGGATCGTCTCACAGCTTTAGACCGCTTCCACACTTGCGATTTGGAACTTATCCGTATCTTTCTGCATCTGTACCGAGAGGATCACCGAATTCACAAGCGTGCCGTAATGTGGTTGCGTTGCCAAAACCTCACCGACTTTGACCGTCATTGGATAGGTCAGGCTGTCCCACGTACCGATGAAGCTGACCCTATGCGGATGCTCTGCGCCGTGGCTCAATTGATTGGAGCGATCCAAGATGTGCCCCTCATTTTCTTGATTGATCAACTGGAAGATTTGCAAAATCTTGAACAACCAGTCGAACAATTTCGCCGATTGGTGGACACAGTTGCAGCTCTCACTGACCAAGCCTCTAACTTAATCATAGTTCTAGCTTGCTTAGAAGACTATTATCATGCTAATAAACAACATCTCATAAGATCAAAAATCGATCGCCTAGAGAACCCATACCCTCCTATGCGTTTAATAAGCTTACGTAGTATCGAGGAAATCCGCAAAATCATTGAACGTCGCTTGGAATATCTTTATCAGGAGAGAGATTTGTCTACTCCGCCTGATTGTTTGTACCCACTTAGGTCAGACGAATTGGAACGCTTGGCTCAGATGAGGACTCGCGACATCCTCGATCTTCTGCGTAGACATCAGGAGGAATGCCGCAGGACCGGACAATTCGTCTCACTGGTGCAAGTTATCGACAAAAATGGTCCTCCAGATAATGGAAATGGAACAGCCGTTCCCCAAGAAAATTGGAACAACTTCCTAGCAAATTTCAGCCCGGAGCAAGGAATACCGGATAACGAAAGAGAACTCGCGCAGTTGCTCGCCCGCATGATAGCCCTTTGTTCGGCGGAAATGCCGAATGGCGTCCACTTCAGCCAGCCTAAAGCCGATCACAACTGTATTGAGCTAGAAGTCCAATTCGCCAATCGGAAGGATCAACTCTTAGTCGCTGTGTGTAACGCAAGAGCGCAAGGTGGTGGCTTGCTCCGGCAATTAGAACATGTGCAGCAGCGGGCGAATGGAAGACCCGTCGCCATTGTGCGAACCTTAGAGTTCCCAAAATCAGGTGAATCGCTCAAGCTCATGGCGACCTTGCTCAGGCAAAATGGCCGCCGCCTACGTTTGCACGACAGCGAACTGCGTCACATGTTAGCCTTTGAACAGTTTGCCACACAATCTTGCCAACACCCAGCCTTCGCGCGTTGGCGGCGGCAATTTCGTCCCTTAACCCAACTCTCTTTTTTCCAGGAATTACTCAACCTCGAAGGTATGATTCCACCCCCTCCCCCTCCTCCACCACCACCGCCTCCCCCTCCGCCCTCCTCCAACACCCTGACCTTAGGCACACGAATCCCCGCTGTTTCTGCATCGGACGTTACGCTCCCCATCGAGGTTCTCACCCAACATACAGCCTTCCTCGGAGGCACGGGAAGCGGGAAAACCACCGCCGCTCTGAATTTGATCGAGCAATTGTTGGCTCGCGGTATCCCGGCGATTCTGGTCGATCGCAAGGGGGACCTGAGTCGCTATGCTGACCCCCAAGCGTGGCAAGAGCCGCTAGAGAACAGCAGTGATGCGAGAATGCGAGAGGATTTGCGGCAACGCTTGCAAATCACCCTTTATACCCCCGGTGATATCAACGGCTGCCATCTAGCTTTACCTCTCGTGCCCTTCGGTCACTCGACAGACAATTCTCTTGACCGAGAGAGCTTAGTACGATTTACAGCCGCTGCCCTCAGCAAGATGATGAAGCTAGGCGACTCCGCTAACGAGCAGGCTAAATCGGCCATCCTCATCAAGGCCTTGGAACTACTTCTTGCACGTCACCAACGCGACATAACTATCCCCCTGCTACGAGAATTGATCGCGAGCAAGGACGATGATTTGATCTCCTCCGTAGAAGGAACTTATCGTGAGTCACACTACGATAATCTAGCCGAACGCCTACAAACCTTTTGGGTGCGTTATGAGAAACTCTTCAGTGGGCCGAGCCAACTAGATATCGAAACCTTACTCAGACCGCGTTCGCCTTCCCCAAACGGCCAAGTCCGTCTGACCATCATCTGCACTCAATTCCTGCCCGACGATATTTCCCGGGATTTTTGGATGGCCCAATTCCTGATTGCCCTGGGCCGTTGGTGTACCTTTCATCCCAGTTCTCAGTTGCAGGCTGTCCTGCTTTTGGATGAGGCTGATAAATACTTACCGGCCCAGGGGCGTCCTCCAGCCACGAAGGAACCTTTGGAGCACCTCTTGCGGCGTGCTCGCTCCGCTGGCTTGGGCTTGTTGTTAGCCACTCAAACACCTGGAGATTTCGACTACCGTTGCCGGGAAAATATCACCACTTGGTTTCTCGGACGGATCACGCAAGAACGAGCATTGCAAAAAGTCCGCACTTTACTGGAAGCCAGCCGGGACAAACAGGCCGCCGATCACCTGTCCAGCCTGAAAACTGGCGAATTTTACTTGGCCACATCGCATCAGGAGCCTTTGCGATTCCTCTCACGTTCATCCTGGATTCGCACCCAGCAACTTCCTCAAGAGCAAATCCGACAATTGGCGCGCCAAACGTGCCCTTGTGCTTAG
- a CDS encoding DMT family transporter → MSTEPSVWVARVCLIAAALLWSISSLFMRLLSAPLGLGLEEPRLTPLQIAFFRGFFGGLLMLLLLRREQMRFHPAMLGMVATFTIMSGLYLSALGLGAAANAIFLQNTAPMWVYVCSIWLLGERPSRRGWQAVCLSAVGAGIIVAGGWPSDLPPEQSQHSASVLLMGLGSGCAYAGVILFLRALRGYATTWLVTLNLLGTAGMLAAFVLLRDGVAGFYTWVTTPTPPQLRVLIAFGLLQMALPYYLFTRGLRTIPAAEAALIGLLEPVFSPLWAYLLTPETDTPTLPMLFGGGLILLAILWRYVPMASSTQHTNTPGLSASSTSTSAPTPTTSSGP, encoded by the coding sequence GTGTCCACGGAACCGTCGGTTTGGGTCGCCCGTGTCTGTCTGATTGCGGCTGCTCTCCTTTGGAGTATTAGCAGCCTGTTCATGCGGCTGCTCAGCGCTCCGCTCGGACTCGGCCTAGAAGAGCCGCGACTCACCCCTCTGCAAATCGCTTTCTTCCGGGGGTTTTTCGGCGGTCTGCTCATGCTCCTTTTGCTTCGCCGGGAACAAATGCGCTTCCATCCGGCTATGCTGGGCATGGTGGCCACGTTTACCATCATGAGCGGCTTGTATCTATCCGCCTTGGGTCTGGGGGCAGCCGCCAACGCCATTTTTCTGCAAAATACCGCTCCGATGTGGGTTTATGTCTGTTCCATTTGGCTGTTGGGGGAACGGCCCAGCCGGCGGGGGTGGCAGGCGGTTTGCTTGAGTGCTGTGGGTGCAGGGATCATCGTGGCCGGAGGCTGGCCTAGCGACCTTCCCCCGGAACAAAGCCAACATTCCGCCAGCGTTCTCCTGATGGGTCTGGGCAGTGGCTGCGCTTATGCCGGAGTCATCCTGTTCCTGCGCGCTCTGCGAGGATATGCCACCACCTGGTTGGTCACCCTCAACCTCCTGGGAACTGCTGGCATGCTAGCTGCCTTTGTCCTTCTCCGCGATGGGGTTGCCGGATTTTACACCTGGGTCACGACTCCTACGCCCCCTCAATTGCGCGTACTCATTGCCTTCGGCCTACTGCAAATGGCTTTACCTTACTATCTGTTCACGCGCGGCCTGCGAACCATTCCTGCTGCGGAGGCCGCCCTCATCGGATTGTTGGAACCCGTCTTCAGCCCACTCTGGGCTTACCTGCTCACACCGGAAACGGACACTCCCACCCTCCCCATGCTTTTCGGCGGCGGACTCATTCTTCTGGCCATTCTCTGGCGATATGTCCCGATGGCCTCATCGACCCAACACACCAACACCCCCGGACTCAGCGCCTCATCCACCTCCACCTCTGCCCCCACACCCACAACCTCCTCCGGTCCCTGA
- a CDS encoding ABC transporter permease, translating to MYRLLLCLRYLQTRYLAFICIVSMMLGVATLIVVNSVMSGFSTKLKDRLHGILSDVIIDTTRMDGFVKYDAVGYPLFDADGRTIPLTPDEMMSLIRSSAVASHIEAMTPTIEVFAILRFRFGMEEQTKPVRLIGIDPVGRAAVGGFREYLVRQKGAEKPSFDLSPEARERHEQLRRHSRLFSPPSGDAASPVLSPVGETIPPPDPQMMTQGMPQPQLHGLIAGYTLAHFRYRDDQGKVIEEPLLRPGDDVTVITIGGRDIKPVWGTFIITDYLKTEMSEYDQTFVFVPLEQLQSIRGMENRCTSLQIKLKDYEGSKALVVHELRRIFTHPEVRVATWEEHQGPLLAAIDIERGILNLLLFMIVGVAGFSILAIFTMIVSEKYRDIGILKSLGASHRGVMSIFLGYGLLLGIVGCILGTVLGLWITSNINEIEVFLTRMSGRALFPRDVYYFKEIPTNVEPFAVVLVNLGAIGIAVLFSLLPAWRAARLHPVQALRFE from the coding sequence GTGTATCGCTTGCTCCTGTGTCTTCGCTATCTCCAGACGCGTTATCTGGCTTTCATTTGTATTGTGAGCATGATGCTGGGGGTGGCAACTCTCATCGTCGTCAATTCCGTGATGAGTGGTTTCAGTACCAAGTTGAAAGATCGACTTCACGGCATACTTTCCGATGTCATCATCGATACGACACGTATGGATGGATTTGTGAAATATGATGCTGTAGGTTATCCATTATTTGATGCGGATGGCCGAACGATACCGCTCACGCCAGATGAGATGATGAGTCTGATTCGCTCCAGTGCTGTGGCCTCTCACATCGAGGCGATGACTCCCACCATAGAAGTCTTTGCCATTTTGCGCTTCCGCTTTGGGATGGAAGAGCAAACAAAGCCGGTCCGTCTTATCGGTATCGATCCCGTGGGGCGGGCAGCGGTAGGCGGCTTTCGCGAGTACTTGGTACGGCAGAAAGGTGCGGAAAAACCCAGCTTCGACCTGTCCCCCGAAGCCCGCGAGCGGCACGAGCAACTGCGGCGCCATTCTCGCCTGTTCTCTCCTCCCTCCGGGGATGCCGCTTCGCCCGTCTTGTCCCCAGTGGGGGAAACGATCCCTCCACCGGACCCGCAGATGATGACCCAAGGCATGCCGCAGCCGCAATTGCATGGCTTGATCGCAGGGTACACGCTGGCCCATTTCCGCTACCGGGATGATCAGGGAAAAGTCATCGAGGAACCACTCCTCAGACCTGGTGATGATGTCACTGTGATAACCATCGGTGGCCGAGACATCAAACCTGTCTGGGGAACATTCATTATTACAGATTATTTGAAAACGGAAATGAGTGAATACGATCAGACATTTGTGTTTGTTCCATTGGAGCAATTGCAATCCATAAGGGGTATGGAAAATCGCTGTACATCATTGCAGATTAAATTGAAGGATTACGAAGGCTCGAAAGCCTTAGTTGTCCACGAATTGCGGCGTATCTTTACCCATCCTGAAGTCCGGGTCGCCACTTGGGAAGAACACCAGGGACCGCTTCTGGCGGCTATCGACATCGAACGAGGCATCCTCAACCTCTTGCTCTTCATGATCGTCGGTGTTGCGGGATTCAGTATTCTTGCTATCTTCACCATGATTGTCTCTGAAAAATATCGCGATATTGGAATACTCAAATCTTTGGGAGCAAGTCATCGTGGAGTTATGAGTATATTCCTAGGTTACGGATTACTCTTAGGAATTGTTGGTTGTATATTGGGTACAGTACTAGGATTGTGGATAACATCGAATATCAATGAAATTGAGGTTTTCCTCACACGCATGAGTGGGCGAGCACTCTTCCCGCGAGATGTGTACTACTTCAAGGAGATACCTACCAACGTCGAACCATTCGCTGTTGTATTGGTCAACCTGGGTGCCATTGGAATCGCAGTGTTATTCAGTCTGCTTCCGGCCTGGCGGGCGGCACGACTGCATCCCGTGCAAGCGCTGCGGTTTGAATGA
- a CDS encoding inorganic diphosphatase — protein sequence MLTPSQTLRDYMMIPPGTGEPAVVHVIVEIPKGRRNKYELDKHTGLIKLDRYLYSSAVYPGDYGFIPQTLAEDGDPLDILVMVNEPTFSGCLIEARVVGIFRMRDKGQNDYKILGVPHKDPLFSHIRKLEHVPPHFIREVEFFFTTYKQLEGVTTEPLGWASHEEGTAEVRASVERFRASLGSVKD from the coding sequence ATGTTGACCCCTTCCCAGACGTTGCGGGATTACATGATGATACCTCCCGGCACCGGTGAGCCGGCTGTGGTTCATGTTATTGTGGAAATCCCTAAAGGACGGCGCAACAAGTATGAACTGGACAAACACACCGGCCTGATCAAATTGGACCGCTACCTTTACAGCTCCGCGGTTTACCCCGGCGACTACGGCTTCATTCCGCAAACCCTGGCCGAGGATGGCGATCCACTCGACATTCTCGTGATGGTCAATGAACCCACTTTTTCCGGCTGCTTGATCGAGGCTCGTGTGGTGGGCATTTTTCGTATGCGTGACAAAGGCCAAAATGATTACAAAATCCTCGGCGTTCCCCACAAAGACCCGCTCTTCAGCCACATCCGCAAGCTAGAGCACGTTCCGCCGCATTTCATTCGGGAAGTCGAGTTCTTCTTCACGACTTATAAGCAACTGGAAGGAGTGACGACGGAACCACTAGGCTGGGCTTCCCACGAGGAGGGGACGGCGGAAGTCCGGGCTTCGGTCGAACGGTTCCGCGCTTCCTTGGGGAGCGTCAAAGACTGA
- a CDS encoding 3'-5' exoribonuclease YhaM family protein, with product MSKSRRPPLLKLAEIQPGQFADCFAQLVEKRRGLTQSGKPYYQLRFRDARRTVVVMIWQDSELFEACQLQWQVGQFFKLRGTFVEHERYGPQLEVEAIRPVEERDREDGFQERDFIQTSRHDPEQMYQQLVQWVEQEIQTAPLRVLVLRLLHKYEAELKPLPASDRRYYPFAGGWLEHTLTVARHSVWLADRYIQLYPELQPPINRDLIAAAAVLHDIGRVRELDLSGGLPPRVSIAGELFGHLILAHDMIRSAAAEVTDLSAEMLELLLHIVLAHLRLPEWGSTRLPCIPEVLILHHADDLDAKLEMYIRCLTTDSTDGPFTERDPVLGRPLLKQRSV from the coding sequence ATGTCCAAGTCTCGCCGCCCGCCCTTGCTCAAACTCGCCGAGATTCAACCGGGACAGTTTGCCGACTGTTTTGCCCAACTTGTGGAGAAGCGGCGCGGTCTGACCCAAAGCGGCAAGCCGTATTACCAACTCCGCTTTCGTGATGCCCGCCGGACAGTTGTCGTCATGATCTGGCAAGACAGTGAGCTGTTCGAGGCTTGTCAGTTGCAATGGCAGGTGGGGCAGTTTTTCAAGCTCCGCGGTACGTTCGTAGAACATGAGCGTTACGGGCCACAACTCGAAGTGGAAGCCATCCGCCCCGTGGAGGAACGGGACCGGGAGGACGGTTTCCAGGAACGGGATTTCATTCAGACTTCCCGGCACGATCCCGAGCAGATGTACCAGCAACTCGTGCAGTGGGTGGAACAGGAAATCCAGACAGCCCCCCTGCGGGTATTGGTTTTGCGGTTATTGCACAAATATGAAGCGGAGTTGAAGCCGCTGCCGGCCTCGGACCGCCGATATTATCCCTTCGCGGGCGGCTGGCTCGAACATACCCTGACCGTAGCCCGGCATAGCGTTTGGCTCGCGGATCGCTACATCCAGCTTTATCCCGAATTGCAACCGCCGATCAATCGGGACCTCATCGCCGCTGCGGCTGTGCTTCATGACATCGGCCGGGTCCGTGAACTGGACCTGAGCGGAGGCTTGCCTCCACGCGTAAGCATCGCCGGCGAATTATTCGGACACCTGATACTGGCCCATGACATGATTCGTTCCGCTGCGGCAGAAGTCACGGACCTTTCCGCCGAGATGCTCGAGCTGTTGTTGCATATCGTGCTCGCCCACCTGCGACTGCCGGAATGGGGATCCACCCGACTTCCCTGTATTCCCGAAGTGCTGATTTTGCATCATGCCGACGATTTGGACGCCAAGCTGGAAATGTACATCCGCTGCCTGACCACAGACAGTACTGATGGCCCTTTCACGGAACGCGACCCGGTCCTGGGCCGACCGTTGCTCAAACAGCGCTCCGTATGA